In Levilactobacillus brevis, a single genomic region encodes these proteins:
- a CDS encoding polysaccharide biosynthesis protein, protein MGNRNVNTTLQGALILSIAAFIAKLLSAVYRVPFQNMVGNTGFYVYQQVYPLYGIGMTFALSGLPVFISKLIAEAPDLPSQQQVARQVYHWLWGLAGLIFIGLMLGAPALARGMGDRHLTPLIQMVAWMFLFMPALSVSRGYHQGRFQMLPTARSQVVEQLVRVVVILVAAGWATSHDWSVYRMGTWALSGGAIAAVAALLVLPRWRQRGQTSTVKVPHVGRRLLIEGGTLCLLTAMLVLLQLVDSFTVKNGLVAGGLGDLAAKSLKGVYDRAQPLVQLGLVVAVAFATSLLPALTAAQQERRPAAFKRLTTTMMRIALMVAVAATAGLIALMPWINRLLFGDTQGSGMLGVYMLSIILATLIQTYNSVLQSQDQYRLTVVALVAGLLVKILFNQAAVRHFGATGASWLTVLSLGAMFLVLWYGSDRALRTGIWTKPYMRILVACTILMVFGVQVTVAGLEQWWPALMTSRLAIGGGLLVTIPVGGIIFIGLALHWQLLSVREWLAIPHGESVLRLWQQLSQHGGK, encoded by the coding sequence ATGGGCAACCGCAATGTGAATACGACCTTGCAAGGCGCCCTGATTCTTTCGATTGCGGCGTTCATTGCCAAGTTGCTGAGCGCCGTCTACCGGGTGCCGTTTCAGAACATGGTCGGCAACACCGGATTCTACGTGTACCAACAGGTTTACCCGCTGTATGGTATTGGCATGACCTTTGCGCTGAGTGGCCTCCCCGTCTTCATTTCAAAATTAATTGCCGAGGCGCCCGACCTACCGAGCCAACAGCAGGTTGCCCGCCAAGTCTATCACTGGCTGTGGGGGTTGGCGGGACTAATCTTCATTGGCTTGATGCTGGGAGCGCCGGCCCTGGCGCGGGGGATGGGTGATCGGCATTTAACGCCGCTGATTCAAATGGTGGCATGGATGTTTCTGTTCATGCCGGCCCTGTCCGTCAGCCGTGGGTATCACCAAGGACGGTTTCAAATGTTGCCGACGGCGCGTTCCCAAGTGGTGGAACAGCTCGTCCGGGTCGTGGTGATTCTAGTTGCCGCGGGCTGGGCCACCAGTCACGACTGGTCGGTCTACCGGATGGGCACCTGGGCGTTGAGCGGCGGCGCCATTGCGGCGGTAGCGGCACTATTGGTGTTGCCCCGTTGGCGCCAGCGCGGTCAGACATCCACGGTTAAGGTGCCACACGTCGGTCGGCGCTTGCTGATCGAGGGCGGGACCCTTTGCCTGCTCACCGCGATGTTGGTACTCTTGCAGTTGGTCGATTCCTTTACGGTGAAAAATGGTCTGGTCGCTGGTGGCTTGGGGGATCTGGCCGCCAAGAGTCTCAAGGGGGTCTACGATCGCGCCCAACCACTGGTTCAACTGGGGCTGGTGGTCGCGGTGGCCTTCGCGACGTCTCTGCTACCGGCGTTAACAGCGGCGCAACAGGAGCGGCGCCCGGCGGCCTTTAAACGGCTGACGACCACGATGATGCGGATTGCCTTAATGGTGGCGGTGGCCGCGACGGCGGGGCTGATTGCCCTGATGCCGTGGATTAACCGGCTCCTCTTTGGCGATACACAGGGGTCCGGCATGCTCGGTGTTTACATGCTAAGCATTATTCTGGCGACGTTGATTCAAACGTATAACAGCGTGCTGCAGAGTCAAGACCAGTACCGGCTGACGGTGGTCGCGCTCGTGGCGGGCTTATTGGTCAAAATTCTCTTTAACCAGGCGGCCGTGCGGCATTTTGGCGCGACCGGGGCGAGCTGGCTGACGGTGCTCAGCCTGGGGGCCATGTTCCTGGTGCTGTGGTATGGGTCGGACAGGGCGCTGCGGACGGGCATCTGGACCAAACCGTACATGCGAATTCTAGTGGCCTGCACGATCCTGATGGTCTTTGGCGTGCAGGTGACCGTGGCCGGGCTAGAACAGTGGTGGCCGGCGCTAATGACCAGTCGACTTGCGATTGGCGGGGGCTTACTGGTGACGATTCCGGTGGGGGGTATCATTTTCATCGGCTTGGCCCTGCACTGGCAGTTATTGTCGGTTCGGGAGTGGTTGGCGATTCCCCACGGCGAGAGTGTGTTAAGATTATGGCAACAACTTAGTCAACACGGAGGAAAATAA
- a CDS encoding RNA-binding S4 domain-containing protein, translating to MRLDKYLKVSRIIKRRSVAKEIADKGRIAINGKVAKSSSDVATNDELVIKFGNKTLTVKVNELLETTKKDDAERMYTIVKEDYAQDFRQN from the coding sequence ATGCGATTAGATAAGTATTTAAAGGTATCACGGATTATCAAGCGGCGGTCAGTCGCCAAGGAAATTGCCGACAAGGGTCGGATTGCGATCAACGGCAAGGTGGCCAAGTCATCGAGTGACGTTGCCACGAATGATGAGTTGGTTATTAAGTTCGGTAACAAAACGTTAACAGTGAAAGTTAATGAATTGTTGGAGACGACCAAGAAGGACGATGCCGAACGGATGTACACCATCGTCAAGGAAGACTACGCCCAAGATTTTCGGCAGAATTAG
- a CDS encoding septum formation initiator family protein, protein MADVKPKPAKIERLENDYTRRLDHQQAKAHRHQWLGKRRMRRATRILAVFAVFAVVLGIQLVRTNASLHHVQGEVTTSKQKLASTKTTDHKLQLQIKQLNNKDYLGRLIRSKYYYSKSGETIYSLPGDHASDVTVK, encoded by the coding sequence ATGGCTGACGTGAAGCCGAAACCGGCGAAAATTGAACGTTTAGAAAATGACTATACGCGACGTCTGGATCACCAACAGGCTAAGGCCCATCGGCATCAGTGGCTGGGCAAACGGCGGATGCGGCGGGCTACCCGCATTTTGGCGGTTTTTGCGGTCTTTGCCGTCGTGCTGGGCATTCAATTGGTGCGGACTAACGCCAGTCTCCATCACGTTCAGGGTGAAGTGACCACCAGTAAACAAAAGCTGGCGAGCACCAAGACCACGGACCACAAACTCCAATTACAGATTAAGCAGTTAAATAATAAGGACTATCTGGGGCGACTGATTCGGTCGAAGTACTACTATTCGAAGTCTGGAGAAACCATCTACAGCTTGCCGGGTGACCATGCGAGCGATGTAACCGTTAAATAG
- a CDS encoding RNA-binding protein S1 — protein MAIEVGAKVSGKVSGITNFGAFVDLGDHKTGLVHISEISDGYVKDIHDVLSVGDEVTVKVLTVGNDGKIGLSIRKATDHPAGDRPHHSHNEHRDHEQHRGGNNASHGGESHGHGRRFENNGSRPHHNSANGRFAGHHSAPHKENFDDMMSGFLKQSEDRLATIKRNTEGKRGGRGGRRS, from the coding sequence ATGGCAATCGAGGTTGGAGCTAAAGTTTCCGGAAAGGTCTCCGGAATTACGAACTTTGGTGCATTTGTTGATTTAGGCGACCACAAGACCGGGTTGGTGCACATTAGTGAAATTTCTGACGGCTACGTTAAGGATATTCATGACGTTCTGTCTGTTGGTGACGAAGTAACGGTTAAGGTTTTGACCGTTGGTAATGATGGGAAGATTGGGCTGTCGATTCGCAAGGCGACAGATCATCCGGCTGGTGACCGGCCCCACCACAGTCACAATGAACACCGGGATCATGAGCAACACCGGGGTGGCAACAATGCCAGTCACGGTGGCGAAAGTCATGGGCACGGTCGGCGGTTTGAGAATAACGGCTCCCGGCCCCACCATAACTCAGCAAATGGTCGATTTGCGGGTCATCATTCGGCTCCCCATAAAGAAAATTTTGACGACATGATGTCAGGGTTCTTGAAGCAAAGTGAGGACCGTTTGGCAACGATTAAACGAAACACTGAAGGCAAGCGTGGCGGCCGTGGCGGTCGGCGCAGTTAG
- the tilS gene encoding tRNA lysidine(34) synthetase TilS: MSLETDFQQNCQQQGWADPKQHGLIAVSTGVDSMVLLNLFTRLPAAQRPQLTVVYVDHQLREQSVEETAFLKRWCADRQLPLVTATWPVAQHPVHGIEDAARQFRYRFFAEQLEAQQADWIATAHQADEQAETILFKLLRGGQLDQLTGMAASRPFHRGRLIRPLLPFTKQQLRAYAREQRIPWYEDATNQELTASRNRIRLQLLPELRRENPQVDRHLVAYADQLRTVLRVTEQVVTTQLAQVIRQQRPLVVDSQRFLDQSADLQDLLLARLTKTAAPELTTESAVLRACRRLLVNVQRPTGWVDLGHGWRFVKNYDTFTYQQFKNSRQNSEEVFNFMVVLNQWRTLGNGWQLGCFTTDATTQLPANEVVTLTDDQFPLRVRSWRATDRLRLASGHHQTVRRALINAKVPRELRAKVPVLVTATGEVVAALGVKWSVLPARSHTKNYHIKLQHE; this comes from the coding sequence GTGTCACTGGAGACGGACTTTCAACAGAATTGCCAGCAACAGGGGTGGGCTGATCCTAAGCAACATGGACTCATTGCGGTTTCGACCGGAGTGGATTCGATGGTGCTGCTGAATCTGTTCACGCGGTTGCCCGCGGCGCAACGTCCACAGTTAACGGTGGTGTATGTTGATCACCAATTACGCGAGCAGAGCGTCGAGGAGACGGCTTTTTTGAAACGATGGTGTGCCGACCGACAACTCCCCCTCGTTACCGCGACGTGGCCGGTTGCCCAGCATCCCGTCCACGGCATTGAGGATGCCGCCCGGCAATTTCGCTACCGCTTCTTCGCCGAGCAACTCGAAGCCCAGCAGGCCGATTGGATTGCGACGGCCCATCAGGCGGATGAGCAGGCGGAAACGATTCTTTTTAAATTGCTCCGTGGGGGTCAATTGGATCAGCTGACTGGGATGGCCGCGAGTCGCCCATTTCACCGGGGCCGGTTGATCCGGCCACTGCTCCCATTTACCAAGCAGCAGTTACGGGCCTATGCGCGCGAACAGCGGATTCCGTGGTACGAGGATGCGACCAATCAGGAGCTGACGGCGAGCCGCAATCGGATTCGTTTGCAGCTACTCCCGGAACTCCGGCGAGAGAATCCGCAGGTTGACCGGCACCTGGTGGCCTATGCAGACCAGCTCCGCACAGTGCTACGGGTCACTGAACAGGTGGTGACGACGCAGCTCGCTCAGGTGATTCGCCAGCAACGACCGCTAGTCGTGGACAGTCAACGGTTCTTGGACCAATCGGCCGATTTACAAGACCTGTTGCTGGCCCGGTTAACCAAGACGGCCGCCCCCGAACTCACCACAGAGAGCGCGGTACTACGGGCTTGCCGGCGGTTGTTGGTTAACGTCCAACGGCCGACTGGCTGGGTCGATTTAGGCCATGGTTGGCGGTTTGTCAAAAATTATGACACGTTCACGTATCAACAATTCAAAAATTCCCGGCAAAATTCCGAGGAAGTTTTTAATTTTATGGTAGTATTAAACCAATGGCGAACGTTGGGAAACGGCTGGCAACTTGGCTGCTTCACGACGGATGCGACGACGCAGTTACCGGCAAATGAAGTCGTGACCCTAACTGATGATCAATTCCCGTTACGGGTGCGGTCATGGCGGGCAACGGATCGTTTGCGGTTAGCTAGTGGTCATCACCAGACTGTCCGCCGTGCCCTGATTAACGCAAAGGTTCCGCGAGAATTACGGGCGAAGGTTCCGGTTTTGGTGACGGCAACGGGTGAAGTCGTTGCGGCGTTGGGCGTCAAGTGGTCGGTCTTACCGGCGCGTTCGCACACAAAAAACTATCACATCAAATTACAGCATGAATAG
- the hpt gene encoding hypoxanthine phosphoribosyltransferase, whose translation MNNDILKVLYSEEDIAAACKRLGTQLSEDYRDKTPLIICVLKGAILFMTDVIRDMDIYATIDFIDVSSYNGGTASSGTIRLLKDLDTDVAGRDIILVEDIIDTGRTLKYLEDLLKDRKANSIRVCTLMDKPSGRVVEAKADYVGFNVPSEFVVGYGLDYEEKYRNLPYVGVLKPSVYSDK comes from the coding sequence ATGAATAACGATATTTTAAAGGTCCTGTACAGTGAGGAAGACATTGCCGCGGCGTGCAAACGGTTAGGTACGCAACTTTCAGAAGACTACCGTGATAAGACACCATTAATCATTTGTGTCCTAAAGGGTGCTATCCTGTTTATGACGGATGTTATTCGCGATATGGATATCTATGCGACGATTGACTTCATTGATGTCTCCAGCTACAACGGGGGGACAGCATCGTCCGGGACTATCCGATTATTAAAGGACTTGGACACGGACGTTGCTGGGCGCGACATTATTTTAGTTGAAGATATTATCGATACTGGCCGGACGTTGAAGTACCTTGAGGATCTGCTGAAGGATCGCAAGGCCAACTCAATTCGGGTCTGCACGCTGATGGACAAACCCAGTGGTCGGGTGGTTGAAGCTAAGGCCGATTACGTTGGGTTTAATGTCCCGAGTGAATTCGTGGTTGGTTACGGTTTGGACTACGAAGAAAAATATCGGAATCTCCCGTATGTTGGTGTTTTGAAGCCATCCGTTTATTCAGATAAATAA
- the ftsH gene encoding ATP-dependent zinc metalloprotease FtsH: MNNRRNGLFRNSLFYIVIFLLIIGVVYLFNGNGNSSQTQEIQSSQFVKDLNANKIKKFSIQPSGGVYKITGEYRNAQKRTTNTGFSLGGSQSTAVTSFSTQVLTNNSTVSEIDKVAKDHNVKMNTKAEESSGFWINLLVYVAPLVIFFFFFYMMMGQAGQGGGNGRVMNFGKSKAKPADSKENKVRFADVAGEEEEKQELVEVVEFLKNPRKFVSLGARIPSGVLLEGPPGTGKTLLAKAVAGEAAVPFFSISGSDFVEMFVGVGASRVRDLFEQAKKAAPSIIFIDEIDAVGRQRGAGMGGGHDEREQTLNQLLVEMDGFTGSEGVIVMAATNRSDVLDPALLRPGRFDRKILVGQPDVKGREAILKVHAKNKPLANDVDLKEISKQTPGFVGADLENLLNEAALLAARRNKTQIDASDLDEAEDRVIAGPAKKDRVISPEERKTVAYHEAGHTIVGLVLNDARVVHKVTIVPRGRAGGYAIMLPREDQMLMSKKDAMEQIAGLMGGRTAEELIFHSESSGASNDFEQATQIARSMVTQYGMSDALGTVALESAGGQPFAGAGYPGQPSYSEHTANLIDSEVRRIIGEAHDTARKILEEHKAEHKIIADALLKYETLDEKQILSLFNTGKMPEKDSNDEFPSEKAATFEESKRELERREAERQASTEAKLASSASSETSSEAEPASSAASSAAPDDHDESDHSE; the protein is encoded by the coding sequence ATGAATAATCGACGAAATGGACTGTTCCGTAATAGTCTGTTTTACATTGTGATTTTCTTGTTGATCATTGGTGTGGTTTACCTATTCAATGGTAACGGCAACAGCTCACAAACCCAAGAAATCCAATCGAGTCAATTCGTTAAAGATTTGAACGCGAATAAGATCAAGAAATTCTCCATTCAACCTTCCGGGGGAGTTTACAAGATTACCGGGGAATATCGGAATGCGCAAAAGCGTACAACCAACACCGGCTTTAGTCTCGGCGGCTCACAGAGCACTGCTGTGACTAGTTTTAGCACTCAGGTCTTAACCAATAACTCGACGGTTTCTGAGATTGATAAAGTTGCCAAGGATCACAATGTCAAAATGAACACCAAGGCGGAAGAGTCGAGTGGCTTCTGGATTAATTTATTAGTCTACGTTGCGCCACTAGTTATTTTCTTCTTCTTCTTCTACATGATGATGGGTCAAGCCGGCCAAGGTGGCGGCAATGGCCGAGTCATGAACTTTGGGAAGAGTAAAGCCAAGCCGGCCGATAGCAAGGAGAACAAGGTTCGCTTTGCTGACGTCGCTGGTGAAGAGGAGGAAAAGCAAGAACTTGTCGAAGTGGTTGAGTTCTTGAAGAATCCGCGTAAGTTTGTTTCATTAGGTGCCCGGATTCCATCTGGTGTCTTGCTGGAGGGTCCTCCTGGTACTGGTAAAACGTTGCTGGCGAAGGCCGTTGCGGGTGAAGCGGCGGTACCATTCTTCTCGATTTCTGGTTCAGATTTCGTGGAAATGTTCGTCGGTGTCGGGGCTAGTCGTGTTCGGGATCTGTTTGAACAGGCCAAGAAGGCCGCACCATCCATCATCTTTATTGATGAAATTGATGCGGTTGGTCGTCAACGGGGTGCCGGTATGGGCGGTGGCCACGATGAACGTGAACAAACGTTGAACCAATTACTGGTTGAAATGGACGGGTTTACGGGGAGTGAAGGCGTCATTGTGATGGCCGCCACGAACCGTTCCGATGTGTTGGACCCCGCCTTACTGCGGCCAGGTCGGTTTGACCGGAAGATCTTAGTGGGTCAACCAGATGTTAAGGGTCGTGAAGCGATCTTGAAGGTTCACGCCAAGAACAAGCCTTTAGCCAACGATGTTGATTTGAAGGAAATTTCTAAGCAAACGCCTGGTTTCGTGGGTGCTGACTTGGAAAACCTCTTAAACGAAGCGGCCTTATTGGCGGCACGCCGGAACAAGACGCAGATCGATGCTTCTGATTTGGATGAAGCCGAAGATCGTGTTATCGCCGGGCCAGCTAAGAAAGACCGGGTCATCAGCCCTGAAGAACGGAAGACCGTGGCGTACCATGAAGCCGGTCATACCATCGTCGGGTTGGTCTTGAACGACGCGCGCGTGGTCCACAAGGTAACGATTGTACCGCGTGGTCGTGCCGGCGGGTATGCAATTATGCTACCACGTGAAGACCAGATGTTGATGTCTAAGAAGGATGCCATGGAACAGATTGCCGGGTTAATGGGTGGTCGGACGGCCGAAGAGTTAATCTTCCACTCCGAATCATCCGGTGCCTCCAATGACTTCGAGCAAGCAACTCAGATTGCCCGTTCTATGGTTACCCAGTATGGGATGAGTGACGCCTTGGGGACCGTTGCACTGGAAAGTGCTGGCGGCCAACCATTTGCTGGGGCTGGCTATCCAGGCCAACCAAGTTACTCAGAACATACGGCTAACTTAATTGATAGCGAAGTTCGCCGGATCATCGGGGAAGCGCACGATACTGCCCGGAAGATTCTGGAAGAACATAAAGCAGAACACAAGATTATTGCGGATGCCTTGCTGAAATACGAAACGCTGGACGAGAAGCAAATTCTCAGCTTGTTTAACACTGGGAAGATGCCGGAAAAGGACAGCAATGACGAATTTCCTAGCGAAAAGGCTGCGACTTTCGAAGAGTCTAAGCGTGAACTTGAACGCCGTGAAGCGGAACGCCAAGCTTCTACTGAAGCGAAGTTGGCTTCCAGTGCCTCAAGTGAAACGTCTTCTGAAGCGGAACCGGCTAGCTCAGCAGCTAGTTCGGCAGCGCCAGACGATCACGATGAGTCCGACCATTCCGAATAA
- the hslO gene encoding Hsp33 family molecular chaperone HslO, translating into MADYLVKSLIDDGMFRAYVVDATETVAEAQQRHDTWSSATAALGRTLIGTMLLSTSLLKGKEKLTVKVDGHGPVGAIVADGNADGTVKGYLMYPHVSLPLNEKHKIDVKKAVGVQGMMTVTKDQGLGQPYTGQVPLVSGELGEDFTYYLAKSEQIPSAVGVSVFVQPNNTVKVAGGFMIQVMPGASDAAISRLEQRIKEMPMVSELLLDGQKPEDILKLLFPDEKVKILQKMPVGFKCDCSKDRFAKSLAAIQPKALQEMIEEDHGAEAVCHFCGNKYQFSEDDLRQILAEAQAK; encoded by the coding sequence ATGGCAGATTATTTAGTAAAAAGTTTGATTGATGATGGTATGTTTCGGGCGTACGTAGTCGATGCTACGGAAACGGTGGCGGAAGCTCAGCAGCGCCACGACACTTGGAGTTCGGCTACGGCGGCTCTGGGACGGACGCTGATCGGAACGATGTTGCTGTCGACGTCTTTGCTGAAGGGCAAGGAAAAGCTGACGGTTAAGGTCGACGGTCACGGACCGGTCGGTGCAATTGTGGCCGATGGGAATGCTGATGGCACGGTGAAGGGGTATCTGATGTATCCTCACGTGAGCTTGCCACTGAACGAAAAACACAAGATTGACGTGAAGAAGGCCGTTGGAGTCCAAGGGATGATGACAGTGACCAAGGATCAGGGGCTGGGTCAACCCTATACGGGGCAGGTGCCGTTGGTCTCCGGTGAATTGGGTGAAGACTTTACCTACTATCTGGCTAAGTCAGAACAGATTCCTAGCGCGGTCGGTGTGTCCGTCTTTGTTCAACCGAACAATACGGTTAAGGTGGCCGGTGGTTTTATGATTCAGGTCATGCCTGGAGCCTCGGACGCCGCTATCTCCCGGTTAGAGCAACGAATTAAGGAAATGCCAATGGTCTCTGAATTGTTGTTGGACGGTCAGAAGCCCGAAGATATTCTGAAGCTGCTGTTCCCTGACGAGAAGGTTAAAATTCTTCAGAAGATGCCCGTTGGGTTTAAGTGTGATTGTTCCAAGGACCGGTTTGCCAAGTCACTGGCGGCTATTCAGCCTAAGGCGCTGCAAGAAATGATCGAGGAAGACCACGGTGCCGAAGCCGTTTGTCATTTCTGCGGTAACAAGTATCAGTTCTCCGAGGATGACTTGCGCCAGATTCTAGCGGAAGCCCAAGCGAAGTAG
- the dusB gene encoding tRNA dihydrouridine synthase DusB, whose translation MDTSWKIGNVEIPNRVVVAPMAGVTNVAFRRICKDFGAGLVECEMISGQGIHYHNQRTLQMMAVDVREHPMSIQIFGGTEETLVQAAQYVDQQTPADIIDINMGCPVNKVVNTDAGAKWLLDPDKVYHMVAAVVAAVDKPVTVKMRTGWDSHHVLAVENALAAQAAGAAALAMHGRTRKQMYQGQADWEMLHQVAQQLTIPFMGNGDVRTPEDAKRMLEEVGADAVMIGRAVMGNPWLLRRVNHYLETGELLPEPTVAEKVATAKTYLHRLCLAKGPQEGPMDFRNQAAYYLKGIPHAARTKVALTDATEEATMLSILDDFVAKVAARDRRVPVRRFTD comes from the coding sequence ATGGACACGAGCTGGAAGATTGGCAACGTTGAGATTCCCAATCGGGTGGTGGTTGCGCCCATGGCGGGGGTCACCAACGTCGCGTTTCGCCGAATTTGTAAGGACTTCGGTGCGGGGTTGGTCGAGTGCGAGATGATCTCGGGTCAGGGAATTCACTATCATAATCAACGTACCCTGCAGATGATGGCGGTCGATGTGCGTGAACACCCCATGAGCATTCAGATCTTTGGTGGAACCGAGGAAACCTTAGTCCAGGCCGCCCAGTACGTGGACCAACAGACGCCAGCTGATATTATTGACATCAATATGGGCTGTCCGGTTAATAAAGTGGTGAACACGGATGCTGGGGCTAAATGGTTACTGGACCCAGACAAGGTGTATCACATGGTAGCGGCGGTTGTGGCGGCTGTCGATAAGCCGGTCACGGTCAAGATGCGGACGGGCTGGGACAGTCATCACGTCTTAGCCGTCGAGAATGCCCTGGCTGCGCAAGCGGCTGGGGCAGCGGCTTTGGCTATGCACGGCCGGACGCGCAAGCAGATGTATCAGGGGCAGGCTGACTGGGAGATGTTGCATCAGGTGGCCCAGCAACTGACCATTCCGTTTATGGGTAACGGGGATGTGCGGACGCCGGAGGATGCCAAACGCATGTTAGAAGAGGTTGGCGCCGATGCTGTCATGATTGGTCGTGCTGTCATGGGGAATCCATGGCTGTTGCGTCGAGTGAACCATTATCTGGAGACGGGGGAGTTATTACCAGAGCCGACCGTAGCTGAGAAGGTGGCGACGGCGAAGACATATTTGCATCGGCTCTGTCTCGCCAAGGGACCACAAGAGGGACCCATGGATTTTCGCAATCAGGCGGCTTACTACCTTAAAGGAATTCCGCACGCTGCCCGGACTAAGGTCGCGTTGACGGATGCCACAGAGGAAGCCACAATGTTGTCGATTTTGGATGATTTTGTGGCGAAGGTCGCAGCTCGTGACCGGCGAGTCCCAGTTAGACGATTTACAGATTAG